The sequence below is a genomic window from Lolium perenne isolate Kyuss_39 chromosome 7, Kyuss_2.0, whole genome shotgun sequence.
TGGCCTGGTTTGCCAAAAGGTGTAAAATTTGATCCTACCGACCAGGAATTGCTTTGGCATTTGCTTGCAAAACATAATAAATCAGGTGCTGAACCTCACCCATTCATCGATGAATTTATTCCAACAGTTGAGGAAGATGATGGTATCTGCTACACCCATCCACAGAAACTTCCAGGTTCCTCTTCAATTTAAAACTTCAAAGTACCCAGGTAACCCTGGGGAAAAAGTAGATATCTCGTATACAGTAAAAGAATACACGTTTCCCTTTTTCCGTCATCATGTATCTACAGTTCGTAGTTTCTACAAATGCTTTCCTCTGTTACATTTTTGCTGTATGGTCTTTTTAgtcaaatccaaggtctggcagtTTCTACTAAATCTAGCAGTATCGCCTCTTCTTCTACTGATATCTATTCCCTTAATACTATGCCACTCAGCAACATTTTACAACTGTACTATGACTGCATGCATCTCTGAACTGGTTCAGATATGACATTCCACTCCCTTTCGTGAAACAGAATCTCCACTTTCTTTTTTGTAAGTGGTGTTTTGTAAAagtatgccaaagaaagaatcggtCGTTAATATGTTTTTAAAGCATAGTTCTTAATAGCTTTGACAAGAGAAGTGTGCTCTTGAGAAATTTACTCTTTTTACTCTGTTTTCTTGCTTTGTGATATTGTTGAATCGACCTCATCGTTTCAGGTGTTAAACAAGATGGAAGTGTATCACATTTCTTCCACAGAACATTTAAAGCCTATAACACGGGGACTAGGAAGCGTCGAAAGATAAACACTGACAATCTTGCCGATGTTCGCTGGCACAAGACGGGCAAGACGAAGCCAGTAATAGTTGATGGAAAGCACGCTGGCTGTAAGAAAATAATGGTGCTGTATGTGAGTACTGTGAAGGGTGGTAAGCCCAAGAAGACCAACTGGGTGATGCATCAGTACCACCTAGGCACTGGGGAGGATGAGAAGAATGGGGAATATGTTGTCTCCAAATTATTTTTTCAGCAACAATTTAAACTTGAAGAAACAAATGCACAGGAGTTAACCAATACAGATGCTTTGGAAACTATAGTTGCTGAAGCAGATCTACCCGACCTCCCTGAACCAACcatggaagaagatgatgacgaACATATTAGTAGTATTACTAACCAAGAGGTTCTTCATAATAATGAATATAACACCGACCGGGAAGCTCTTCATAGCAACGAACATAATGCTTATCAGGTAGTTGCACATTCATATTCACTTTATTTCTGTTTTCTGTAACTTCTCATTATCTATATGTGCATCGTATGTTCCTATTCAAATTGACTTAGTTAAGAGAATATATGAAGTTAGTTACAGGTAACTGAATAAAGAAGCCAATAGATGTAATTTTTCTTGAATTGGTATGCAGGAGAACGAGAATTGTGAAATAAATATGGAAGAAAAAGCTGCTGAAGAGAATGCTGCCTATCCATCCTCTGAAAAACCCGAGGATGGAGATAATCCCTCATCACAAGATCCAAATTTGTGGGAGGGGGACTCGCAGTTTCTGTTAGATTCTCAGCAGCTAGCAGAAAACTTAGCGATTTGTGACGAGTTCCTTCAGAGCCAGACCTCATGTGGCGATGGAGATGAGCCAGGTACGATCAAGCCTCGCCTGGCCGTTTATGCCCAGTTGCCAGTAGAGGACTTGAAGAAGGATCTGGAGGAATACAAGGACTTGGGCCCTTCTGATAATGCTGCTAATCTTGAACTTGACAACACATCTGAATTTCGATTGAGCCAACTCGTACGACTTCGATACCTTTAACCCTCACCCGTCATGTGATATGTTCAGTTTTTCCTTCCCACTCTTTGTTTGCTAACATGTGCCTTACTTCCAGGAATTCTCACAGGACAGCTTTACGGCATGGCCTGGTGGCAAGTTGGTTGATTGACGTAGCTCCAATGCGCTGACAGCGCTTGGCACTATGTGCATGAAGAAACATCTGAAGCCTTTTAGAGCGATGCACAGCAAGCATCATCAACCGTAGTTTCAGCCACGTGGTGAGGTGGTTATTTTGTATCAGTGAATCTGAGATGTAACATAAACCGTGGCTCATTGAGTCAGCCTGTTGATGAACTTTCTGGCATCCATATGAACTGTAAATTATAAGAAAGGCCAACAGGATGATTGCTCAGCGCTAGGACTAGCTTTGGTCTATCCCCCAAAAAAATTTCTAGCTTTGGTCTAGCAGCATGTGTATGTAAATGTTCAGAATTAACTGCATAATTAGCAACGATATCTAAAGTACAGTTGAGCTTTTCTTCAGTTGTATTGTATATGCTGAATTTGATCACTCCAGTGATGTTGGTATTAGTAATCGTTAGTCGGCCGTGATGTTACCGCTTATTAAATGTCAAAATCATTTTCATGTGCTGGATTCCTTGATGAAGGTATAGTGAGAATTTCGTGTAAGATTTATCTTGCAATAATCACAAGATATGGATGGAAACTACCCGCAATTTTTCCAACTCCAAATATCTACGATCTTTGTGTCTCGTACAGTGGTACGTTCGAGTGTTTGGAGTAACAAGGACTTCCGACAGCCACATGGGATATCTCCAATCGGACATCAGTGAACAAACGGTGTAGTTCTGTATGTATATTTCTTATTAATGGCATCACCGTGTACCAGCCGTTACAATCACCTTTAAATATTCTAATACTAGCCACAATGAgaatatcataagtagtatcataaaTCTGATGTGGCgatgaggtgagagatgagagtggtatcataatatgatactgtATCAtgacacgtaaaactagaaaacttaatggcaaacacattatatacacaaatttgcattgagattctacaaaacattaaatatgatgatactGTGATACtctcttatgatactatgcattgtggggtagtatcataaactagtatcatgtgcatgacactagtgtatgatacttctcattgtgactagtctaaattGGACACATACGAGTCATTTGTTGCTAAATGCCTTTTTTTAACAAGGTGAGGCGCCTGAGGCGACAAATTTGATTCAACTTACGGTAAGGATGGAAATGGCCCTGTCTCCTGCAAAGCCAGATGGGCACAAGAAACTCTGATCGCTCTATAATATGGAGGTGGAGATTAAAAGTTCTCCTATCCTGTTTCACCACACCAGGTGAAAACCTAGATCTGGCTTTTGAAGCCGGATCGGAAGGCGACGACATTGTTAATGTCACTACTTTATTGGAGAGGCGCTGTCCTTAGAGCTTTGACTCACAGCTAGAGCGCGAGCCTGTGATACTCGCATTGGTTCTACCTAGCAGATCTTTTCTTTTTACGAATAGGACACTGGCATTAAAAGAAACATCGAACAGTATAAAGAAGCCCAAGAATAACGAAAATTACAACAATATCCTTGAGAAgtccttcatcttcaacctctagaCCGTGTCGACGGCACGCCGCCACTGCCGCTACTCCCTGAGTCAGCCTGACGTTGTTGGTTGCAGACGGGAAGTCACCGAACGTGTCGAAAAGACCACATCCGTCCCGGAGACGAAGAAGTAGGATGAACTGCCGATGAAGCTCCTTGACGATCTGAAGATCCCCACATCCAGAGGAAATCCTCGAAGTCCACACCACATCCCACAAGCTTCTCGACGTCGCGGTTGAGATGGGGTTGAAGCCGGAGAAACATTATTGCCCGAGGTgcagccgccaccaccacctgagCGCCGCCCTACAAACAAAAACCCTAAAGACGGAGAACGAAGCATCCAAAATAAAGACGGGGAACGAAGCATCCAAAACTGGGAAACGGAGCCTCCCGTCGACGAGAGCCATGATCAGCTGCACGGCTGCACCTCCATAGCCCGAAGGCCATAGAGGCGGCTGCTGACGGGAGGCAGAGGAACCCTAATCGCTCCTCACTTGAATTTCCTTTCTGATCGGTCAACCGCACGCTAATCGTCCCTACCCGACAGATCTTATGCCAACCCCAGACATATACTAGCATGGTTTCTTTAGGTGGCATGGGTAGGAG
It includes:
- the LOC127317306 gene encoding SUPPRESSOR OF GAMMA RESPONSE 1, yielding MTGTSWIIDSQRIASKIKNVSGSLDLSKQKWRSNPSKECPSCSHIIDNSDVVHQWPGLPKGVKFDPTDQELLWHLLAKHNKSGAEPHPFIDEFIPTVEEDDGICYTHPQKLPGVKQDGSVSHFFHRTFKAYNTGTRKRRKINTDNLADVRWHKTGKTKPVIVDGKHAGCKKIMVLYVSTVKGGKPKKTNWVMHQYHLGTGEDEKNGEYVVSKLFFQQQFKLEETNAQELTNTDALETIVAEADLPDLPEPTMEEDDDEHISSITNQEVLHNNEYNTDREALHSNEHNAYQENENCEINMEEKAAEENAAYPSSEKPEDGDNPSSQDPNLWEGDSQFLLDSQQLAENLAICDEFLQSQTSCGDGDEPGTIKPRLAVYAQLPVEDLKKDLEEYKDLGPSDNAANLELDNTSEFRLSQLEFSQDSFTAWPGGKLVD